ACCTGCTCCTCCCAGGAAGAAATTGAGGAGGCGATCCGGGAACGTGTGGATATGCTGGTTCCAAAACACATCATTAAAGATGATATTTTCGCTTCTATTAACTATGTGAATAACCTGGCTTATGGTGTTGGTACCATTGACGATATCGACCATCTGGGTAACCGCCGTATCCGTAGCGTAGGCGAATTGCTGCAAAACCAATTCCGTATCGGCTTCAGCCGTATGGAACGTGTTATCCGGGAAAGAATGACCTTGCAGGCGCAGGATATGGATACCATGACCCCACAGGCTTTGATCAATATCCGTCCTGTTGTGGCTGCGATTAAAGAGTTCTTTGGTTCTTCTCCATTGTCCCAGTTCATGGACCAGAACAACCCTCTGGCAGAATTGACCCATAAACGTCGTCTATCTGCGTTGGGTCCAGGCGGTTTGTCCCGTGATAGGGCAGGGTTTGAGGTGCGTGACGTTCACTATTCCCACTACGGAAGAATGTGCCCAATTGAAACCCCAGAAGGTCCAAACATCGGTTTGATCTCCTATCTTGCTTCTTTTGCGAGATTGAATAAATACGGCTTTATTGAAGCCCCATACCGCCGTGTAGACAAAGAAACAGGCGTTGTGTTGGATGAAGTGGTTTACATGACCGCTGATATGGAAGATAACTACATTGTCGCTCAGGCGAACGCAGAACTGACAGAGGACAACAAGTTTGCTACCCCTCGTGTTACTGGCCGTTACCGTGACCAGATCATCGAAGTAGAACGGGAACAGGTTGACTTCATGGACGTTTCCCCAAAAATGGTTGTATCTGTTGCGACTGCCATGATTCCATTCCTAGAAAACGACGACGCAAACCGTGCTTTGATGGGTGCGAACATGCAGCGTCAGGCTGTGCCACTGTTAAGAACAGAAGCACCTGTGGTTGGTACTGGTATGGAATACAAAGCAGCAGTGGATTCCGGTGTTGCTGTACTGGCAAAACAAAACGGTGTAGTAAAACATGTTTCAGCGGATGAAATTGTCATTGAGGATGCTGACCACATCGAACACAACTATAAACTGATTAAGTTTATGCGCTCCAACCAGAGTACATGTGTAAACCAGAAGCCAATTGTTTCCAAAGGTGAAACCGTTACCAAAGGCCAGGTAATCGCGGACGGTCCTGCAATGGACCACGGCGAAATCAGCTTGGGTAAAAACGCTTTGATCGGATTTATGACCTGGGAAGGTTATAACTATGAAGACGCGGTTTTAATCAATGAAAGAATTGTGCGTGAAGATATATATACTTCCCTGCATATTGAAGAATATGAAGTGGAAGCAAGAGATACCAAATTAGGTCCAGAAGAAATTACCCGTGAAATTCCAAACGTCGGGGAAGATGCCCTGAAAGATTTGGACGAACGTGGTATCATCCGTGTTGGTGCGGAAGTGCGTGCAGGGGATATTCTGGTTGGTAAGGTTACTCCAAAAGGGGAAACCGAACTGACAGCCGAAGAACGTTTGCTCCGTGCAATCTTCGGGGAAAAAGCCCGTGAAGTAAGGGATACTTCCCTCCGTGTACCACATGGTGAATACGGTATTGTAGTAGATGTAAAAGTGTTTACCAGAGAGAACTCCGATGAGCTCTCCCCAGGGGTAAACATGGTAGTGCGCTGCTACATTGTACAAAAGAGAAAATTAAGCGTTGGGGACAAAATGGCGGGCCGCCATGGTAATAAGGGTGTCGTTTCCCGTATCCTTCCACAGGAAGATATGCCATTTCTGCCAGATGGCCGTCCTCTGGATATTGTATTGAACCCATTGGGCGTACCTTCCCGTATGAACATCGGGCAGGTATTGGAAGTACATCTTGGCTACGCTGCGAAAGCGTTGGGATGGAAGATTATGACCCCTGTATTTGACGGTGCCCACGAAAGCGATATCCGTGAATGCTTAAAAGAAGCTGGCTTGCGTGAAGATGGAAAAACCATCTTGTATGATGGACGTACTGGGGAACCATTTGACAACCCTGTTACCGTAGGTTATATGTACTACCTGAAACTCCATCACCTGGTTGACGATAAAATCCACGCCCGTTCTACCGGTCCATATAGTTTGGTTACCCAGCAGCCATTGGGTGGTAAAGCCCAGTTCGGTGGCCAGAGATTCGGGGAAATGGAAGTTTGGGCATTGGAAGCGTATGGCGCAGCTTACACCTTGCAGGAAATCTTAACTGTAAAATCCGACGATACCGTTGGACGTGTTAAGACTTACGAAGCAATTGTAAAAGGCCAGAATGTGCCAAAACCAGGCGCTCCAGAGGCATTTAAAGTATTGATTAAAGAATTGCAGTCCCTCGCTTTGGATGTGCGTGTGCTGGATAAAGACAACAACGAAATCGACCTGCGGCAATCCTTTGACGAAGATGATGATATTGGCTTGCAGCCTGTTGTGGAAGAAGACGAAACATTCAAAGATGAAGAAGCATTTAAAGAGGTAGAAGTAGAACAGGATTTTGAAGGTTTTGACGTTTCAGAACCAGAAGATCTTGGTGCTGATTTGGATTTTGGTTTAGATGATTTTGATGAATAAAAAGGAGAGATGTCGGAATGGAATTTAATGTGTTTGAATCAATTAAAATTGGTCTGGCTTCTCCTGATCAGATCAGGGAATGGTCTTATGGCGAGGTAAAAAAACCGGAAACAATTAACTACCGTACCTTAAAACCAGAACGGGACGGTTTGTTCTGTGAACGGATTTTCGGGCCTACAAAGGACTGGGAATGTCACTGTGGTAAGTACAAACGCCTCCGCTATAAAGGGAAAGTATGTGAAAAATGTGGCGTTGAAGTCACCCGCGCTAAAGTGCGCCGGGAACGGATGGGGCATATCGAACTGGCTGCCCCAGTTTCCCACATTTGGTATTTTAAAGGCATCCCATCCCGTATGGGCTTGCTGTTGGATATCTCTCCACGCCGTTTGGAAGAAATCCTGTATTTCGCGAAATATATTGTTATCGATCCAGGCAACACCGTATTGGAAAAAGGCCAGATGCTGACCGAAAAAGAATACGATGATATGCGGGAAAAATACGAAGATGATTTCCGCGCTGGTATGGGTGCGGAAGCAATCAAAGAACTGTTGCAGGAAGTAGATTTTGATGTACTCTCCAAACAGTTAAAAGATGAAATCGAAAACTCTACCGGACAAAAACGTGTCAAAGCGATTCGCCGCTTGGAAGTAGTGGATGCGTTCAAACATTCTGGCAACCGTCCAGAATGGATGATTATGGATGTTATCCCAGTAATTCCACCAGATATCCGTCCAATGGTTCAGTTGGATGGTGGACGTTTCGCTACTTCTGACTTGAACGACCTGTATCGCCGTGTAATTAACCGTAACAACCGTTTAAAACGTTTGTTGGAATTGAATGCGCCTGACATCATTGTCCGCAATGAAAAACGGATGTTGCAGGAAGCAGTAGACGCCTTGATTGACAACGGTCGTCGTGGCAGACCGGTAACCGGACCAAATAACCGTCCTTTAAAATCCCTTTCCGATATGTTAAAAGGGAAACAGGGACGTTTCAGACAGAACCTGTTGGGAAAACGTGTTGACTATTCCGGACGTTCTGTTATCGTAGTAGGACCTGAACTGAAAATGTATCAGTGCGGTTTGCCAAAAGAGATGGCTTTGGAACTGTTTAAGCCATTCGTTATGAAACGCTTGGTGGAAACCGGTGTTTCCAACAATATTAAAAGCGCTAGAAAAATGGTAGAACGGGCAAAAACAGAGGTTTGGGATGCTTTGGAAACGGTAATCAAAGGGCATCCAGTTCTGTTAAACCGTGCGCCTACCTTGCATAGATTGGGTATCCAGGCATTTGAACCCGTATTGGTAGAAGGAAAAGCATTAAAGCTGCATCCATTGGTTTGTACAGCGTACAACGCGGACTTCGATGGAGACCAGATGGCTGTCCACGTACCATTGTCCGCGGAAGCCCAGGCAGAAGCACGTTTCTTGATGCTGGCAGCAAACAACCTCTTAAAACCTTCTGATGGACGTCCTGTTGCAGTGCCTACCCAGGATATGGTTTTGGGCTCCTATTATCTGACCTTACGCAAAGAAGGCGACAAAGGAACCGGCAAAGTATTCCGTGATTACAATGAAGCGGTTATGGCATACAATGAAGGGGATGTTACCTTACATGCTCCAATCAAGGTAAAAGTAACTAGAACTGTTGGTGACAAAGTGGTTTCCCGCCTGATTGACGCAACGGTTGGTCAGATTATCTTTAATCAGCCAATTCCACAGGATTTAGGCTTTGTGGACAGAACCAATCCGGAACAGCAGTTTGACCTGGAAATTACCTTTAAAGTCGGCAAAAAACAGTTAGGGGATATTGTAAGCCGTTGTATTGCGAAACATGGGGTTGCCACTACCTCTGAAGTACTGGATAAAATCAAAGCCCAGGGCTATAAATATTCCACCAAGAGTGCCATTACGGTTGCGGTTTGTGATGCGGTTATCCCACCACAAAAACAACAGTATCTGGAAGAAGCGGATGCTCAGATTGAAAAAATCACCAAACAGTACCGTCGTGGTATGCTGTCCAATGAAGAACGTTACAACCGTGTAATTGAAACATGGGATGTTACCACCAAAAAGGTATCCGATGCACTGACCGCTAACCTGGATGATTACAATCCAATCTATATGATGGCGGACTCCGGTGCGCGTGGTAGTATCAACCAGATTAGACAGCTGGCTGGTATGCGTGGCTTGATTGCCAACACATCCGGTACCACCATCGAAATTCCAATCAAAGCGAACTACCGTGAAGGTTTGAACATCTTGGAATACTTTATTTCTTCCCGTGGTGCCCGTAAAGGTTTGGCGGATACCGCATTGAGAACTGCTGACTCTGGTTACTTGACTAGACGTTTGGTTGACGTATCCCAGGAAGTAATCATCCGTCAGAATGACTGTGGTACTTCCAACGGTATTGAAGTATACGAAATTCGGGAAGGCAATGAAATCATCGAACCACTGTACGAACGTTTAACTGGCCGTTATCTGGTAGAAGATTGTGTAGATCCAAAAACTGGTGAACTTCTCCAGTCCAAGGATAAGATGATGACCGAAGAAGACGCAAAACGTTTGGTTGCAGCTGGAATTACTCATATCCACATCCGTTCTATTTTGACCTGTGAATCCGAACTGGGCATTTGTGCGAAATGTTATGGCGCAAACCTGGCAAAAGGCAGCACCGTGGCAATTGGTGAAGCGGTTGGTATTATTGCCGCACAATCCATCGGTGAACCTGGTACCCAGTTGACCATGCGTACCTTCCATACTGGTGGTATCGCATCCGCTGAAGATATTACACAGGGTCTTCCACGTGTTGAAGAGCTATTTGAAGGCAGACGTCCGAAAAACTCCGCTATTATCGCTGAAATCAGTGGTAAAGTTCGCATGGAAGAAATCAAACGCACCCGTCATATCTTTGTGACTAATTCCAACGGGGAAGAAAGAGATTACGCAATTCCATTCGGCTTCCGTATCAAGGTAGAAGATGGTGAAGAAATCACAGCAGGTGCTCCTTTAACAGAAGGTCCAATCAATCCACACGATGTATTGGCAGTAAAAGGCGAGCAGGCTGTACAGAACTACCTGATTTCCGAAGTACAAAAAACTTACCGTATGCAGGGTGTTGATATCAACGATAAACATATCGAGGTTATTGTTCGCCAGATGATGCGTAAAGTTCGTGTGGATGATCCAGGTGACAGCAACCTGTTGCCAGATACCGTAATCGAACGCAGTGAGATGATCGCTACCCGCCGTAAGATGAAACAGCAGATGGAAGAATCTGGCGTAGAATTGAAGATGCCAACCTTTATTCCGGTGCTGCTGGGTATTACCAAAGCATCTTTGGCAACCGAAAGCTTCCTCTCCGCTGCTTCCTTCCAGGAAACAACCAGAGTATTAACCGACGCTGCCATCAAAGGCAAGGTTGACCCATTAATCGGTTTGAAAGAAAATGTTATCATTGGTAAGCTGGTTCCAGCTGGTACAGGCTTATCCTGCTATCAAAATGTAGAAGTAATCGAAAATGATAAAAATTCTCTTGACAAAACCACACTGTAGGATATATAATAAATAACTGTGTGAAATACACGTTTGGCGGCTTGGAATTTTTCAAACCGCCAAATGCTGTGTTTGCAGATAGATCATTAACCATGTAAGGAGGTGCCATATGCCAACCTTTAACCAGCTTGTTCGTAAAGGCAGACATGACAAAGAGACAAAATCTAACGCTCCAGCATTGGGCAAAAGATTTAACTCCATGAAGAAGGTTTCTACCGATCAGAGTTCTCCACAAAAACGTGGTGTTTGTACCGCGGTAAGAACAATGACCCCTAAAAAACCTAACTCAGCTCTTCGTAAAGTTGCCAGGGTCCGTTTATCCAACGGAATCGAAGTAACATCCTACATTCCAGGGGAAGGACACAACCTTCAGGAACATAGCGTTGTTTTGATCCGTGGCGGACGTGTTAAGGACTTACCAGGTACACGTTACCACATTATCAGAGGAACACTCGACGCTCAGGGAGTTGCTGACAGAAAACAAGCCCGTTCTAAATACGGTGCAAAACGTCCAAAAGCTGGAAAGTAGTGTAAACGACCGGATTATTATGCCAAATTAGGCTTCTTATAGATAGATGACCCTATTTTGGCACCCTACGGAAGTTTCTTGCTTTCGAGTACCAATGAATTCATTTTATGAAGGAGGGAAGCGAAGTGCCAAGAAGAGGTAAAATTGCAAAACGTGATGTTTTGCCAGATCCACTTTATAGCTCTAAACTGGTAACACGTTTGATCAACAGCGTTATGCTGGATGGTAAAAAAGGTGTTGCACAGAAAATTGTTTACGGTGCATTCGATATTGTAAAAGAAAAAACTGAAAAAGATCCTTTGGAAGCTTTTCAGGAAGCAATGGAAAATATCATGCCTGTATTGGAAGTAAAAGCCCGCCGTGTAGGTGGTGCTACTTACCAGGTACCAATGGAAGTACGTCCAGAGAGACGTCAGACCTTAGGTTTGAGATGGATCACCTTGTATGCTCGTCAGAGAAATGAAAAAACCATGAAAGAACGCCTTGCAGGTGAAATCATGGATGCTCTGAACAACACAGGTGGAGCATGCAAAAAACGTGATGATACTCACAAAATGGCGGAAGCTAACAAAGCTTTTGCTCACTACAGATGGTAATCTGATTTGGAGTTTGGTTTGGTTTGCCTTTTTGAGAAGGACAAGCCGAACCGATTTTCCATATTATTGTTTGGTGTAAAATTGATTTTACACAACAGATAGAAAAGATAACAAGGCCTACCATAATTTTGGTAGAACATTATTTTTAGGAGGAAATTATGCCAAGAGACGTATCTCTAGAAATGACTAGAAATATTGGTATCATGGCTCACATTGACGCAGGTAAAACCACTACCACTGAGCGTATCCTGTACTATACAGGTATTAACCGTAAAATCGGTGAAACTCATGATGGTGCTGCTACAATGGACTGGATGGAGCAGGAACAGGAAAGAGGTATTACTATTACTTCTGCTGCTACTACTGCATACTGGAATAAGCATCGTATCAATATTATCGACACTCCTGGACACGTTGACTTTACTGTAGAAGTAGAGCGTTCTTTGCGTGTACTGGATGGTTCCGTTACTGTTTTCTGTGCCAAAGGTGGTGTAGAACCTCAGTCTGAAACTGTATGGCGCCAGGCTGACAACTACGGCGTTCCACGTATGGCTTACGTGAACAAAATGGACATCATGGGTGCTGATTTCTACAACGTAGTTGACATGATGCTCAACCGTCTGAAATGTAACGCTGTTCCAATCCAGCTGCCAATCGGGGTGGAAGATACTTTCAAAGGTTTGATTGACCTGGTTGAAATGAAAGCTTACATTTATGAAGACGATCTGGGTAATGTAATCGACGAAGAAGGCATTCCAGCTGATATGCAGGAAAAAGCGGATGAATACCGCGCAAAACTGTTAGAAGCGGTTGCTGAAGTGGATGAAGACTTAATGATGAAATACCTGGATGGCGAAGAATTAACAGTTGATGAAATCAAAGCTGCTATTCGTAAAGGTACTATTGCAAACCAGATGGTTCCTGTAACCTGTGGTACTTCTTACCGTAACAAAGGGGTTCAGAAACTGTTGGACGCAATTGTTGATTATATGCCATCCCCAGTAGATGTACCAGCTATTAAAGGTACTGACCCTGATACAGGCGAAGAAGTTGTAAAACATTCTTCTGATGAAGAACCATTTGCAGCTTTGGCATTTAAAATCGCAACCGACCCATATGTAGGTAAACTGTGTTTCTTCCGCGTTTATTCCGGTACTGTTGATGCAGGTTCTACTGTATACAACTCTGTAAAAGGAAAATCCGAAAGAATTGGCCGTATCCTGCAAATGCACGCAAACCACAGAAAAGATATCGAAACTGTTTACGCAGGGGATATCGCTGCTGCTGTAGGTTTGAAAAATACCGGTACTGGTGATACTCTGTGTGATCCTAAGGCTCCAGTTATTCTGGAATCCATGGAATTCCCAGAACCAGTTATCAGCTTGGCAATTGAGCCAAAAACAAAAGCAGGTTCCGAAAAAATGGGTATCGCTTTGGCAAAACTGGCAGAAGAAGACCCAACTTTCAGAACTTATACAAACGAAGAAACCGGCCAGACAATTATTGCTGGTATGGGTGAGCTCCACTTGGAAATTATTGTTGACCGTTTGCTCCGCGAATTTAAAGTAGAAGCAAATGTTGGTGCTCCTCAGGTATCTTACAAAGAAACCATCCGCCGTAAATACGACATTGACCATAAATATGCTCGTCAATCCGGTGGTAAAGGTCAATACGGTCATGTTAAGATGATCATCGAACCAAATGAATCCGGTAAAGGTTACGAATTCATTAACAACATTGTTGGTGGTGCAATTCCAAAAGAATACATCCCAGCAGTTGACGCAGGTATCCAAGGTGCTATGGAAGCAGGCGTATTGGCTGGCTTCCAGGTAGTAGACGTAAAAGTTACCTTGTACGATGGTTCTTACCATGAAGTTGACTCCTCTGAAATGGCATTTAAGATTGCTGCTTCTCAGGCTTTCAAAGAAGCAATGAGAAAAGCAGACCCAGTTATTTTGGAACCAATTATGAAAGTAGTTGTTATTGTTCCAGAAGATTACATGGGTGATGTTATTGGTGACTTGAACTCCCGTCGTGGTCAAATCCAGGGTATGGAAAGCAGAAACGGTGCGCAAGAAATTAACGCATTTGTTCCTCTTTCTGAAATGTTTGGTTATTCTAACGACCTGCGTTCTAAAACTCAGGGCCGTGGCCAATACTCCATGGAACCTAGCCACTATGTTGAAGTTCCAAAATCCATTTCCGAGAAGATTATGAGCTCTAGGGCTAAAAATGCTGACTAATTCGCATTTCTATAAAAATTTTGTGAAATTACTTGAAAAATTCTAGATTTATGATAGAATAAAACTATGCAAGTTTTTTCTTAAAAATGAGGAGGAAAATACAATGGCAAAAGCTAAATTTGAAAGAAATAAGCCACACGTTAATATTGGTACAATCGGTCACGTTGACCATGGTAAAACAACATTAACTGCTGCTATTACAAAAACTCTGGCTCTGAAAGGTCAAGCTCAATACGAAGCTTACGATATGATCGACAAAGCCCCAGAAGAAAGAGAACGTGGTATCACAATCAACACTGCTCACGTTGAATATGAAACCGACAAACGCCACTACGCTCACGTTGACTGCCCAGGACATGCTGACTACGTTAAAAACATGATCACTGGTGCTGCTCAGATGGACGGTGCTATCCTGGTTGTATCCGCTGCTGACGGCCCAATGCCTCAGACTCGTGAACACATCCTGCTGTCCCGTCAGGTAGGCGTTCCTTACATCGTTGTATTCATGAACAAAGCTGACCAAGTTGACGATCCAGAATTCTTAGATTTGGTTGAAATGGAAATCCGTGACCTGTTGAATGAATATGAATTCCCAGGCGACGATACTCCAATCATCAAAGGTTCCGCTCTGAAAGCTTTGGAAGCTCCAGATGATCTGAGCGATCCAGCTTATGCTCCAATCATTGAACTGATGGATGCTGTTGATGATTATATTCCAACTCCAGAACGTAAATCTGACCTGCCATTCTTGATGCCTGTAGAAGACGTATTCACCATCACAGGCCGTGGTACAGTTGCTACTGGTAGAGTTGAAAGAGGTCAATTGAACACTGGTGACGAAGTTGAAATCATTGGTTTGACTGAAGAAAGAGGCAAAACTGTTGTTACAGGTATCGAAATGTTCCGTAAAATTCTGGACTATGCTGAAGCTGGTGACAACATCGGTGCATTGCTGCGTGGTATCCAACGTTCTGACATCGAAAGAGGTCAAGTTCTGTGTAAACCAGGTACCATCCACCCACACACCAAATTTAAAGGCCAAGTATACATTCTGAAAAAAGAAGAAGGTGGCCGTCATACTCCATTCTTCAACAACTACAGACCACAGTTCTACTTCAGAACAACTGACGTAACTGGTGTTATCTCTTTACCAGAAGGCACAGAAATGTGTATGCCTGGCGATAACGTAACAATGGACGTTGAACTGATCACTCCAATCGCTATTGAAGAAGGTCTGCGTTTCGCTATCCGTGAAGGTGGCCGTACAGTAGGTTCCGGCGTAGTTTCCGCTATCAACGAATAATTTTACTGTTTCAATATATCAAACAGCTTGGCTTTTGCCAGGCTGTTTTTTTATACAGCAAAAAACTGGGTATTCTGTGCTTGTACAAAAAAGGAAGTCACGAAATGAAAATGGTTTCTCTAAATACAGGTAGTTTCCCAATTCGAAAAAGCGAGAGAGGAGATTTAAAAAACTTTTGGGTTAAGGGTGTTCATACTCTTTTTTTCAAGAGTAATTATGACTGTTGCCTTTTGTATAGGAAAAAGATGAGGGGAAATATTTTCTACTGTTCGGAAGGAAAATGAATTTTGTGATGCAAAACCAAAGTAAATAAATTTTTCTATAATGCTAGTTTGTTTTTATCCGTAAAGCTACTTAGTGGCGTCCAATGTTTCTTGAAGAGAGGGTATTTAGATGAATTTCATTTTATCATTCCGCAGGGAAAAAGGAAATCTGGATGATTTCAGTAGTGCTATTTTCGCTATATCGAATGTTTTCAAACCAATTTTTTTATGCTATAATTAAGTTAATTGTTTTTCGAATAGGGGGATTGGATGAAACTGGTACATACTTCGGACTGGCATATTGGGCGTTCCTTGAATGGATACAGCCTATTGGAGGACCAGCGCTATTTTTTATCCCAGCTGGTGGATTTTCTCGTAGAATATAGGGCTGACGCTCTGTTGATTTCGGGGGATTTATATGACCGCGCCATCCCTTCTGCTCAGGCGGTTCAGCTGGTGGATGAATTTTTGACTGAAGTAGTGTTGCGGCGAAACATTAAAACGTTTATCATTGCTGGAAACCACGATTCACCCGAGCGCCTTTCGTTCTCCAACCGGTTTTTAGAATCTTCTGGCTTGTATATGCAGGGGAACCTACAACGGGAAATCAAAAAAATTCCCCTTGTCTGTGGGGATGAAGCAGTCGTTATTTGGATGCTGCCTTATTTCCATCCAGCCCAAGTGCGGGAACTGTATCCGGAAGAAAAGATCATCGGCTACCAGCAAGCTGCGGAAAAAATTGCTTCTTTGATATCGCCTTCCCCTAATACGCTTAACTTATTGATGGCACACGGCTTTTATTTGAATGGCAGTGCCAAAGATAGCTGCTTATACTCCGAGTCGGAATATTCGGTAGGGGGGAGCGATTTAATTGATTTAGGGGTATTTCCCAAGTTTGATTATGTGGCATTAGGGCATCTGCACGCTCCCCAGTCCGCTGGGGCAAATGGTTTTTACAGCGGTTCCCCTTTGAAATATTCCTTAAGCGAGGAAAAACAAAAAAAAGGGATTGTTTTGCTGGAAATTCAAAATAAGACCATCCAACAATCCTTGCACTCATTTCAAACCTTGCGGGATGTGCGCAAGATACAGGGAAAATTCCAGGAATTGATGTTGCAGCAATCGGACGATTATGTGTTTGTAGAATTGTTGGATCAGAAGTATGTTTTAAACGCAATGGAACAGTTGCGTGTCCGATTTCCCAATATTTTGGGGATGCACTATAGTTCTTTGGAATACCAGCAGCCTTTATTGGAAGGGGAAGAACCGGCTTTATCCCAATCTCCAAAGGATATTTTAAAAAAATTTTATCTGGAAACAGTAGGGAATGAAATGACCCAACAGGAGGAACAATTGGTAGATCAGATACTTCTACAATTAGACCAAGGAGGGAAGCCATGAGATTGTTACAGTTAAGGTTTTCCGCTTTTGGGCCGTTTCCTACCGAACAAATATTGGATTTTACCAAATTACAGCAAAATGCGCTTTTTCTAGTCACTGGGGATACTGGAGCTGGAAAAACCAGTATTTTTGACGCCATTTCTTTTGCACTGTACGGGGAAGTGAATGGAAAACGCAAAGAACCCCGTACCCTAAAAAGTGATTTTGCCCCAAAAGACCGGCTATGCTATGTGGAGTTCCGGTTTGAATCCCATGGAGAAACCTATCAAATTTATCGGGAACCAGAACAACTTTCCCCAAAACAGAGGGGAAAGGGCTTTGTTACCAGGAAACACAAAGCAGAACTGACGTTGCCAGATGGCAAAAAAATAACCGATTTAAAAGAAATTAAGCAAAAAATAGAGCAGGAAATCATCGGGTTGAGCAGCGACCATTTTTATAAAATTGTCATGTTGCCACAGGGGCAGTTCCAAAAGCTGCTTACCGAAAAA
This is a stretch of genomic DNA from Clostridium facile. It encodes these proteins:
- the rpoB gene encoding DNA-directed RNA polymerase subunit beta, with product MVNVKPVKLGKKTRMSFARINEVLEMPNLIEVQKNSYEWFRTEGLKEVFRDSAYISDHTGNLVLEFVDYRFDDKLKYDVLECKERDTTYAAPLRVKTRLINKETGEVKEQEIFMGDFPLMTDSGTFVINGAERVIVSQLVRSPGVYYGSEYDKTGKKKFSTTVIPNRGAWLEYETDSNDVFYVRIDKNRKIPITVFIRALLRIKDDSNLSDAEVFTDQYGTDQEIYEIFGEDRRMVQTITDKDNTKNGEEALLEVYRKLRPGEPPTLDSAVTHLRNLFFDDRRYDLSKVGRYKYNKKLAIANRLTGHVLAEPVVNELTGELLGEKGETLTYERALAIEKAGVDTAYIDVEGEIVKVISNGMVDITDFVDIDPEAFDIGEKVRFRVLKDILETCSSQEEIEEAIRERVDMLVPKHIIKDDIFASINYVNNLAYGVGTIDDIDHLGNRRIRSVGELLQNQFRIGFSRMERVIRERMTLQAQDMDTMTPQALINIRPVVAAIKEFFGSSPLSQFMDQNNPLAELTHKRRLSALGPGGLSRDRAGFEVRDVHYSHYGRMCPIETPEGPNIGLISYLASFARLNKYGFIEAPYRRVDKETGVVLDEVVYMTADMEDNYIVAQANAELTEDNKFATPRVTGRYRDQIIEVEREQVDFMDVSPKMVVSVATAMIPFLENDDANRALMGANMQRQAVPLLRTEAPVVGTGMEYKAAVDSGVAVLAKQNGVVKHVSADEIVIEDADHIEHNYKLIKFMRSNQSTCVNQKPIVSKGETVTKGQVIADGPAMDHGEISLGKNALIGFMTWEGYNYEDAVLINERIVREDIYTSLHIEEYEVEARDTKLGPEEITREIPNVGEDALKDLDERGIIRVGAEVRAGDILVGKVTPKGETELTAEERLLRAIFGEKAREVRDTSLRVPHGEYGIVVDVKVFTRENSDELSPGVNMVVRCYIVQKRKLSVGDKMAGRHGNKGVVSRILPQEDMPFLPDGRPLDIVLNPLGVPSRMNIGQVLEVHLGYAAKALGWKIMTPVFDGAHESDIRECLKEAGLREDGKTILYDGRTGEPFDNPVTVGYMYYLKLHHLVDDKIHARSTGPYSLVTQQPLGGKAQFGGQRFGEMEVWALEAYGAAYTLQEILTVKSDDTVGRVKTYEAIVKGQNVPKPGAPEAFKVLIKELQSLALDVRVLDKDNNEIDLRQSFDEDDDIGLQPVVEEDETFKDEEAFKEVEVEQDFEGFDVSEPEDLGADLDFGLDDFDE
- the rpoC gene encoding DNA-directed RNA polymerase subunit beta', with the translated sequence MEFNVFESIKIGLASPDQIREWSYGEVKKPETINYRTLKPERDGLFCERIFGPTKDWECHCGKYKRLRYKGKVCEKCGVEVTRAKVRRERMGHIELAAPVSHIWYFKGIPSRMGLLLDISPRRLEEILYFAKYIVIDPGNTVLEKGQMLTEKEYDDMREKYEDDFRAGMGAEAIKELLQEVDFDVLSKQLKDEIENSTGQKRVKAIRRLEVVDAFKHSGNRPEWMIMDVIPVIPPDIRPMVQLDGGRFATSDLNDLYRRVINRNNRLKRLLELNAPDIIVRNEKRMLQEAVDALIDNGRRGRPVTGPNNRPLKSLSDMLKGKQGRFRQNLLGKRVDYSGRSVIVVGPELKMYQCGLPKEMALELFKPFVMKRLVETGVSNNIKSARKMVERAKTEVWDALETVIKGHPVLLNRAPTLHRLGIQAFEPVLVEGKALKLHPLVCTAYNADFDGDQMAVHVPLSAEAQAEARFLMLAANNLLKPSDGRPVAVPTQDMVLGSYYLTLRKEGDKGTGKVFRDYNEAVMAYNEGDVTLHAPIKVKVTRTVGDKVVSRLIDATVGQIIFNQPIPQDLGFVDRTNPEQQFDLEITFKVGKKQLGDIVSRCIAKHGVATTSEVLDKIKAQGYKYSTKSAITVAVCDAVIPPQKQQYLEEADAQIEKITKQYRRGMLSNEERYNRVIETWDVTTKKVSDALTANLDDYNPIYMMADSGARGSINQIRQLAGMRGLIANTSGTTIEIPIKANYREGLNILEYFISSRGARKGLADTALRTADSGYLTRRLVDVSQEVIIRQNDCGTSNGIEVYEIREGNEIIEPLYERLTGRYLVEDCVDPKTGELLQSKDKMMTEEDAKRLVAAGITHIHIRSILTCESELGICAKCYGANLAKGSTVAIGEAVGIIAAQSIGEPGTQLTMRTFHTGGIASAEDITQGLPRVEELFEGRRPKNSAIIAEISGKVRMEEIKRTRHIFVTNSNGEERDYAIPFGFRIKVEDGEEITAGAPLTEGPINPHDVLAVKGEQAVQNYLISEVQKTYRMQGVDINDKHIEVIVRQMMRKVRVDDPGDSNLLPDTVIERSEMIATRRKMKQQMEESGVELKMPTFIPVLLGITKASLATESFLSAASFQETTRVLTDAAIKGKVDPLIGLKENVIIGKLVPAGTGLSCYQNVEVIENDKNSLDKTTL
- the rpsL gene encoding 30S ribosomal protein S12 gives rise to the protein MPTFNQLVRKGRHDKETKSNAPALGKRFNSMKKVSTDQSSPQKRGVCTAVRTMTPKKPNSALRKVARVRLSNGIEVTSYIPGEGHNLQEHSVVLIRGGRVKDLPGTRYHIIRGTLDAQGVADRKQARSKYGAKRPKAGK
- the rpsG gene encoding 30S ribosomal protein S7 is translated as MPRRGKIAKRDVLPDPLYSSKLVTRLINSVMLDGKKGVAQKIVYGAFDIVKEKTEKDPLEAFQEAMENIMPVLEVKARRVGGATYQVPMEVRPERRQTLGLRWITLYARQRNEKTMKERLAGEIMDALNNTGGACKKRDDTHKMAEANKAFAHYRW